The DNA segment ctactcataggtgggctgagagccactcataggtgggctgagagccactcataggtgggctgagagccactcataggtgggctgagagccactcataggtgggctgagagctactcataggtgggctgagagctactcataggtgggctgagagccactcataggtgggctgagagctactcataggtgggctgagagccactcataggtgggctgagagccactcataggtgggctgagagctactcataggtgggctgagagctactcataggtgggctgagagctactcataggtgggctgagagctactcataggtgggctgagagctactcataggtgggctgagagccactcataggtgggctgagagccactcataggtgggctgagagctactcataggtgggctgagagctactcataggtgggctgagagctactcataggtgggctgagagccactcataggtgggctgagagctactcataggtgggctgagagctactcataggtgggctgagagctactcataggtgggctgagagctactcataggtgggctgagagctactcataggtgggctgaGAGCTACTGGAGCTGTTGGAGACCCTTGTTCTAGATCTTATAAACTGTCGAGAGTAGACCAACAACTGAGCCAAGTGGAATGAAAtattattcaaatgacattttcactgcagTTCACAGCCTAGAGTAAAATGTACTCACTTGAAAGCAATAATGTGTTCtaggctagtctaggtaggataattgtattgtccctaaacaagattTACAGTATAGGGGAGATTTTTGAGCTGTGTGtctcatgtcttcactgttctttcatgcTCAACGACGCACCTGGCCTCTGCTGATATTGGTGCAGCTTTGAATGATATATGTGTGGTATGATCGCTAGTTATTGCAGATCTGGTAGTGACTATTGTCACTATGAAaggtggatagagggcaggatagacagactggtagactatattggcCTGTGGTATAGTTAATGTGTGGAAAAGTGCAGTGCATAATGGAACctccaaaacaccttgatataggggaggTGCATGCAAGCAGATGATAGAAGAAATCATATAGTAAAACCTACAAATAGGGTGAATGTAAACCCGGGGGAAAAACGCATTGCCCTCCCAGTAAATTTCGAACTGTCCCTAACCACTCATCAATGTCACCACAGCCGGTCCCCCTGTCCTGTTCTCTGGCCGCTCCCAGTAAGATGTATGACCAAAAAAACTTGGCCCAAGCTCAAGCTGTTACCCTCCTGTCTGTCGCTGGCAGTCTCCCTACAGAGCAGCTGAAATATCTGAGGCCTGATAGGCCAGTTAGTGACCCCTGTCATGTGACATGGGTGTCCAGGGCTTCTTCCTCCATGAGGGAGGGGCCCACCTCCTTGTTCCACAGGTGGAGCCTTGGATCATGAAGACGCCACCCCGTTGACAGCGCTGTTTTCTGAGATGGCACAGTCCATTACGGGGAGGATACCTGAGTCTATTGGGGAGGAGATGGTGCAGTCCATTATTGTGGAAGCAGGGGCTGCCTCTGTTGTCTCAGAGTCTGTTATGTTGGGTTGAAGTGAGTCTATGAAAAGCGGAGTGGTAGAGTCCAATGTAAGGGGTTGAACAATGTCTGTGATGGGGAGAGTGGTAGAGTCCACAGTGAGGGGGTGGACAGTGTCTCTGACAGGGGGAGTGGAAGAGTCCACTGTTGTTGGGATATGAACTGAGTCAATGGGTGgcagtggtggtggtaggggggtGGGGTGATGAACAGGGGAATGAGCTACGacaagggaagagggagagacaacaacatCATTAACACATGAAGAGTCCAACTCTGGAGTATGGACAGAGtctgtgacagggggaatggtaCAGTCTGAATTATGGGTAGGAGGAGGGGGGAGTTTGCCATCTACAGAGTCTATTAGAATGGGAATGATCGAATCTGTGGTGATGGGGTCAGTAGAATCAATAGGAGTGGTACGGTCCGCCATGGGGGGAAGGGGAAGAGTGTCATTGATGACAGTAGGGGAGGGTGTTGGAGAAGGGGGGATAGGGACAATTACAGGGTGAGTGGTAGAGCCCAAGGTACAAGGAGTTTCTATGACAGGGGGAATGGTAGAGTCCAATGTAGGGGTGGTTTCTATAACAGGGGGGACGATAGACTCCAATGTAGGGGTGGTTTCTATAACAGGGGGGACGATAGACTCCAATGTAGGGGTGGTTTCTATAACAGGGGGGACGATAGACTCCAATGTAGGGGTGGTTTTTATGACAGGGGGAGGGGTGTAAGTGGAGGTAGAGGATGAATCAAGTACTGGTGGAGTGGTTGAGTCCAATGAAGAGATAGGATGGGTTTCAATAACAGGGGGAATGGTGTTGACCAAGATGGAGGTAGGGAGGTCTTCTGCATCAGTGGCAGTGGTAACGTACTTAGTAGGGGAGGGAGCTGTCTCATCCTCAACAATGAAAATGGATTCATGGGCAACATAATTAATGAGGGGTATATCAGTAGAATCTTTAGTGGTCTTCAGATTGGAGGGAGTGAGGGCACTATTTCTAGGTGTGGAAGATAACAGGTGCTCTTTACTAGGCAGTACAACGCCTGCCTTATCTAGGGCCGCCATAGGAGTACCAGATGGGGGCGTAACGGATCGCCCATTGAGGTCTTTCTTAACCAGGGGCACGCTATCAGGATCAGGCTGGAATGACGTCAATTCTGTGGCGGGGGGCGCCAAAATATCTATAAACGACGGTGCCGTGAGGTCAACAGCGGAGGATGCCGTGGAGTCCATGGTGAAGACGGTGGTGGCGGCCGCCTCGTGCAGTGGCGTGTCGTGGACCCGGGTGTAGTCCCTGCTGCTCTCCGACTGGGCCAGGAGGAGGCGCTGTTCGCCAGGCTTTCTGGGGGGCAACAGGGGCTGGCGGGTGTAACACTCCCCGTCGGCCAGGGTCTCGGGCAGGGGCTGGTAGCGCGTCTCGGGGAGGAGGAGAATGCAGATGATGCAAATGAGGGTGCAGCAGGCGAAGATGATGTGGTGGAGGAAGTAGCCCTTCTGATTGTGCAGCTCCATGATGGGGGCGGTCAGCATGCCGAAGCCAGCGCTGGCTAGTACCAGgcccagaccaccacccctatggagagagagacaaagaacgTCATGTCAGTCATCACTTCTGAAGTCTACACATCTACACCCAATCTCAAACCCACCCTTGCCCCCTACTCTCCTAGGCAGCTCTCATGTAGATTTGAGACGATACAGACCACCATGCCTACAAAGGGAGACATGGAACGTCAGTTAGGAAGTCACCATATCtgaagcacatgactacttccgATTCCAAAACCGCCCCACTCTCTTTAAACCTGATCCATTCTTTAGAAAGGGTGTGCCCTGCAACCTCTGCCATTTCCAGTGCAACCTCTGCCCTGCAACCTCTGCTATTTCCAGTGCAACCTCTGCCCTGCAACCTCTGCTATTTCCAGTGCAACCTCTGCCCTGCAACCTCTGCCATTTCCAGTGCAACCTCTGCCCTGCAACCTCTGCCATTTCCAGTGCAACCTCTGCCCTGCATCCTCTGCTATTTCCAGTGCAACCTCTGCCCTGCATCCTCTGCTATTTCCAGTGCAACCTCTGCCCTGCAACCTCTGCTATTTCCAGTGCAACCTCTGCCCTGCAACCTCTGCTATTTCCAGCGCAACGATCTATGTTCACATTCAATGGCACATTCCACATTCAAGCCCCTACTAGTCTCATTTCCTTACGAAGACACACTTGGTgattattgtgttattgacataCCCTATCAGCCATTTTAAGGTCACAACAGCAGAGAATTCTGCAATACCATGATTCATCTGATaccattgaggagtttaccacaggtgTCATCATAAGTGCATAAACGTCGTCATCCCCACAGTAACAATACGAATGTATCCAAATCAAaaacatggattacaggcaatatccacGCTGGGCTAAAGGCTAGACCTACTCCTTACAAGGAACGGGACACGGACACATACAACAAAGCCTGCTGCGACCTCCGACGCAATATCAAacatgcaaaaggacaatataggaggaagatggaatcctattacaccaactccgacgctcgtcttatgtggcaggttTTGCAGACAATAACAGATTacgaagggaaacccagccatgagaTGCCCAGTGATGCAGAACTATCAAACGAGctctaaatgccttttatgctcacttcgagaaATACAACCTTAAGTCTTGTGTGAAAGCCCCTGTtacggatgactgtgtgatctcgctctacATGGTCGATGTGAGTAAGTGTGTTTTCACACTTGTCCCCTTTCAGACCATTTTTGTGAACTCAGTGCAGTTCGCTTCATTTTTCTGTGCAGTGTGAAAGCTCCAAAAGGAACTCAGACCTGTCAAAAGAGCCCCCAAAGCGAACCGAAATGAGACTATCTCAAGAGGTGGTCTGAATTCGGTTAGCTTGAATTACACGGTTTCGGTTCCCTTTTTAGGACAATGTGAACACAAAGCTTCCCAGGTTTGCATGTCATTATTCCCGCATTTAATCAAATAATTAATGAAATGGTTACCTGGTCTATCTGCGCTGACCCTATCTTGCACttactctatgcacactcacaagactatacatacacactatatTGAAActcacactacactgacacaaaacccacacacattcacatacattacatacagtgcataacacacacacacacacaaacacacacctaccgACAACACAAACACCCACGTGCATACCGAcacaacacatacatacacacacacacacacgcgcgcacacacacacacttttgcactcattatgcagtgccttcagaaagtattcatacccattgtcttattctacattttgttgtgttagagcctgatttcaaaatggatcaaatgtatttttttatctcacacatctacatacaataccccataatgacaatgtgaaaacatgtttttataaattttcacacatgtattgaaaatgaaatactaaaatctaatttacataagaattcacccCCCTGGTCAATATGttacaatcacctttggcagcgattacagctgtgagtctttttgggtaagtcccTAAGAGctatgcacacctggattgtacaatatttgcacattataatatttttttttatctgtcaaattagttgttgatcattgatagactgCCAgcttcaagtcttgccatagattttcaagtcgatttaagtcaaaactgtaactacgccactcaggaacatttaatgtTGCCCTAGTAAGCaacatttggccttgtgttttaggttattgtcctgcggaaaggtgaatttgtctcccagtgtctgttggaaagcagactgaaccaggttttcctctgtgATTTTTTtcagtgcttagctctattcggTTTATTattatcctaaaaaaaaaaacataacatgatgcagccaccaccatgcttgaaaatatgaagagtggtactcagtgatgtgttggatttgccccaaacataacacttttatattcaggacataaagttaatttctttaccacattttttgcagttttactttagtgccttattgtaaacaggatgcatgtttcggaatatttttattctgtacaggcttcctttttttcactctgtcatttaggttagtattgtggagtaactacaatgttgttgatccttcctcagttttctcctatcatatcTATTAACCCGCTAGACAACATTGGGCGTCTTCTTTAGCATATGCATCAGATCCATATCAACCCACAAGGTGCGAAAACATAAGCACCAACCCTTGATAAATAGTACATCAACTATTGTAAAGGATTAATTGCATTAAGACATATTTGTGGAAAAAACACTAGGTATTTGTTTAGCTAGAGTCAAGAAATGGTTTGTATAATTCTTCAAAGTCCAGAAAAAACACAAGACCTCCAACCTATTTTCATTTCCCTTACAATAAAAATATTACAGTTTAATTCATTTCATCAGCTTTATCTGTAGATTcaattagtaatagagttatacaGCAGTAATTAATAAAGTCTAGTTAAAGCTTATTTTGACAAAGTAGAACAAAAAAGATAATAATACAACCAGCCAGGTGCACAGTTGAAATAATTTGCTGTATTCCTATACAAAAGCACCAGTACATGAACAATTGCAAAGGATAAATTGCATATTTTAATTTGAAGATAATTATGTTACTAGTTTTTACGTTGTAGACAGAGCATTGCTACTGCGCAGgtggtcatgtgctgaatgcTTTGACAGTTCGGATATTCTTGAAAAAGGTTAAATTTGGAAATAGAATTATGATAGTTATTTGACAAAGGTAAGTGTAATAGAAACTGCAGAATATGCTCTTCCTGATACTATatagaaataaaaatgttttacctacATGTGACTCTGAAGGAGGATTTGAAAAAGTGATGCTCCTTTCCATGCATTTGTAAATTACAAGTTACACCCATCTCTAAGTATACAATTTGACAATTGATAGGcctaatattgtcactcatcagattattgtcaatttaatcttgtctacAGGCTAATTCTTATTACacaaactcatcattacactattgttGTTCTAAATTAAATCAACAACTTTACcctcatcattcagttaggcctacTTTAAATTTGATTGTGAAGtaattccatccatccatccacttgtcattcattcagtgggGGATGGCATCGTTTGCTTTGCTGTATAGAGTCAAGGAAATGCTTCGCATTACTGGAAAGGCCTACTGCAACATGTAGCATGTTTTAGTTTCCCATTACAGCTTATTTTTTAAAAGTACAATTTAAAAGAGAATGGTATCAATCCCCAAGGCGCGCGGCATAACacaaactcatcattacactattgtCTTTATAAATTATATCAACCTCTTCAAcctcatcattcagttaggcctaattTAAAATCAATTGTGAGGTAAGATGCACAATTATTGCTCATTTatccatttgtcattcattcagtgaggagagagagagatgcattagtgcctggctgggtaccaacgtcctacagcacattgccTTGGTGGGTTAAATTAGGAATAGGTGTGAAAAAAACCAGGTAAAAGGGCTCTAAATACATTTGTGTTCGTGATTTCAAAATTCTGATATAATACaaacatttaggaaaagtcaaggaagGAGCAGGACATAGCAATTTTTTGGGGCAgatattatttatttacaaaatcaAACGTCAGTGGCCATTGGCCTAcggcggttctagtgttaaactgttttaaagtcaccattggcctcatggtgaaatccctgagcggtttccttcctctccggcaactgagttaggaaggacgtctatCTTTGTtgagggatattcaatgtcagattttttttacccatctaccaataggtacccttctttgcgaggcaaaggaaaacctccctggtctttgtggttgaatctgtgtttgaaattcactgctcgattaagggaccttacagataattgtatgtgtgtggtaaaaatacgaggtagtcattcaaaaatcatgttaaacactattattgcgcacaaagtccatgcaacttattatgtgacttgttaagcacattttcactcctgaacttatgtaggcttgccataacaaacggGTTGAacatttattgactcaagacatttcagcttttcatttgtaatttatttgtaaaaatgtctaaaaacattattccactttgacattatggggtattgtgtgtaggccagtgacacaaaatctcaattgaatacattttgaactcaggctgtaacacaagaaaatttcAAACAACTCACAGGGTGTGAAGACTTTCTGCTGCTACTctattctttattttactcttattattactattattagtcACTTTACACTGCCTTCATGTAAATATcttcctcaattacctcatatCATTGCACATTGATCTAGTACCGATACTCCCTGGATATAGCTTCATTCAAGTGTTACtattatttacatttgtttattttttcactctgcatcgttgggaagggcttgtaaccaagcatttcactgtatagactacacccgttgtattcggtgcatgtgacaaataaaatttgatttgatttgtaagagAATCCTGCCAATGCAGTACCATCATTTCTCTCCTTTCTGGTCTGTGACTGGCCACCGGGTGGCGCTCCGCAGTCACTCGAGGCAGTGCAGTGCACCATACCTTACATAATACCACACACCATCATGACGATCCAAAGCTGTGTCGTAGTTTGTCCAGAGAGGGAAAGGCTAATTCAAACAATATGTGGATATAGAACTACACACTTACTATGTTATAGATGGGGGCATGTAAGAAGAGGTCCATGATTTCACAATATTTTGAAATGGTGGGAGTGCTGTGCTACCAGCAGGGTTGTAATATCCTGGTGATATCCTAGCAGGTCAGAGCAACCTTAAGTCATTAACCTCTCTTTATTTGGATAATGAGCATCATAAAACACAGGGGATTTTGCCTTCACACTAGATGATGACAGCAACCTTCAGGCTCCACACCTCTTTATCTTTCTTCAATTCCAGATTTGTAGACAGTATATTTACATCGCTTGACAGAGTGAATGTTCTGTAAAATGTTATAAACTGAACCAGACATTTTACTCAAGACATCGCTGAATAAAATGAAACCCTGTTTTCAATTCCCATGAGGCCTAAAACAAGCTTTCTCCTCAACCCTGGCCTGAACATATCCTCACAGCCCCTCTGAATCCTATCCCTCAACCCCCCTCAGTGGTACGCTCCACTGGTCCGGTCTCAGTGTGTGGGTGAGCTCACCTGATGACGGTGGGGGTGATCTCAGCGCAGAAGAAGATGCTCAGGTTGCTGACAGCGTGGGAGGAGAACATGCCAATGATGGAAAAGGCGATGGAGAAGTTCTTATTAAGTGTATCCGAGCTCTCTGCACAGAAAGAAGACAACACACGAGTCAGCCATTAAACACGATTCAACCTAAATTATTAAAGTGATTCAGCCTAAATTATTAAAGTGAGATTAGTGTATATGAGCACTCTGCATAGAAAGCAAACATAAACATAAACATTATCCAGCCATGATACAGAGAGAATTCATACTTATGTAGAAAGGTGAGATAAGCTCAAAGGAAAATACTATATCTAACCATGATAGACGAATGACGCTCTTAAGAGAATGCTCATTGCACCGAGGAAGAAAAGTACCTATGCTTTCTCCTAAGAGCAGGGTGTTGTTGAAGGATGAT comes from the Salmo trutta chromosome 21, fSalTru1.1, whole genome shotgun sequence genome and includes:
- the LOC115157125 gene encoding solute carrier family 22 member 23 isoform X1, whose protein sequence is MSETAMAVVQLETEDHQPENGFLSPETDSPGLLTRIDDCVLPFLGGFGKYQRQLIVLTWIPALFIGFSQYSDEFLLAQPNNTCVPQTANTTNFTIIPSSLFHGPNNSFPRTAAYVYYNGTHNNTARHLQHCMCKEWTFELQTGLVQNVVTKWSLVCDSAWKVHIAKFSLLVGSIFGYLVFGVLADWFGRHPVLIISVLFMLVFGLTVAFSVNVPMFSTLRFFEGFCLAGIALSLYILRIELCLPAWRFSMTMVASFVVLGGQLLMPGMAYLCRDWQVLQAVIICPLLLMLAYIWIFPESLRWLLATQQYGRSKWIMGHIIKKNQVNPELDTDHVLTELQNALHKKPKKTCIVKMVGTRNLWKNIVVLCVNSLTGYGIHHCFARSMMDHHETHESTMFHNFYADYYTMAGIAVASCMALCPAVGLMGRRGGLLMFMIITALASLLQLGLLNLLGKYSVHLNIESSDTLNKNFSIAFSIIGMFSSHAVSNLSIFFCAEITPTVIRGGGLGLVLASAGFGMLTAPIMELHNQKGYFLHHIIFACCTLICIICILLLPETRYQPLPETLADGECYTRQPLLPPRKPGEQRLLLAQSESSRDYTRVHDTPLHEAAATTVFTMDSTASSAVDLTAPSFIDILAPPATELTSFQPDPDSVPLVKKDLNGRSVTPPSGTPMAALDKAGVVLPSKEHLLSSTPRNSALTPSNLKTTKDSTDIPLINYVAHESIFIVEDETAPSPTKYVTTATDAEDLPTSILVNTIPPVIETHPISSLDSTTPPVLDSSSTSTYTPPPVIKTTPTLESIVPPVIETTPTLESIVPPVIETTPTLESIVPPVIETTPTLDSTIPPVIETPCTLGSTTHPVIVPIPPSPTPSPTVINDTLPLPPMADRTTPIDSTDPITTDSIIPILIDSVDGKLPPPPTHNSDCTIPPVTDSVHTPELDSSCVNDVVVSPSSLVVAHSPVHHPTPLPPPLPPIDSVHIPTTVDSSTPPVRDTVHPLTVDSTTLPITDIVQPLTLDSTTPLFIDSLQPNITDSETTEAAPASTIMDCTISSPIDSGILPVMDCAISENSAVNGVASS
- the LOC115157125 gene encoding solute carrier family 22 member 23 isoform X2, which encodes MSETAMAVVQLETEDHQPENGFLSPETDSPGLLTRIDDCVLPFLGGFGKYQRQLIVLTWIPALFIGFSQYSDEFLLAQPNNTCVPQTANTTNFTIIPSSLFHGPNNSFPRTAAYVYYNGTHNNTARHLQHCMCKEWTFELQTGLVQNVVTKWSLVCDSAWKVHIAKFSLLVGSIFGYLVFGVLADWFGRHPVLIISVLFMLVFGLTVAFSVNVPMFSTLRFFEGFCLAGIALSLYILRIELCLPAWRFSMTMVASFVVLGGQLLMPGMAYLCRDWQVLQAVIICPLLLMLAYIWIFPESLRWLLATQQYGRSKWIMGHIIKKNQVNPELDTDHVLTELQNALHKKPKKTCIVKMVGTRNLWKNIVVLCVNSLTGYGIHHCFARSMMDHHETHESTMFHNFYADYYTMAGIAVASCMALCPAVGLMGRRGGLLMFMIITALASLLQLGLLNLLGKYSVHLNIESSDTLNKNFSIAFSIIGMFSSHAVSNLSIFFCAEITPTVIRGGGLGLVLASAGFGMLTAPIMELHNQKGYFLHHIIFACCTLICIICILLLPETRYQPLPETLADGECYTRQPLLPPRKPGEQRLLLAQSESSRDYTRVHDTPLHEAAATTVFTMDSTASSAVDLTAPSFIDILAPPATELTSFQPDPDSVPLVKKDLNGRSVTPPSGTPMAALDKAGVVLPSKEHLLSSTPRNSALTPSNLKTTKDSTDIPLINYVAHESIFIVEDETAPSPTKYVTTATDAEDLPTSILVNTIPPVIETHPISSLDSTTPPVLDSSSTSTYTPPPVIKTTPTLESIVPPVIETTPTLESIVPPVIETTPTLDSTIPPVIETPCTLGSTTHPVIVPIPPSPTPSPTVINDTLPLPPMADRTTPIDSTDPITTDSIIPILIDSVDGKLPPPPTHNSDCTIPPVTDSVHTPELDSSCVNDVVVSPSSLVVAHSPVHHPTPLPPPLPPIDSVHIPTTVDSSTPPVRDTVHPLTVDSTTLPITDIVQPLTLDSTTPLFIDSLQPNITDSETTEAAPASTIMDCTISSPIDSGILPVMDCAISENSAVNGVASS